In Parafrankia irregularis, a single genomic region encodes these proteins:
- a CDS encoding ABC transporter substrate-binding protein → MPQDRRATTDSARPWPRAGRARLGLPLLAAAVLAVSCSSSGGSSTGGSAGSETPFVIGNITSATGTYASSIGGAAPLVDAWVQWTNAHGGINGHPVKIIAKDDGGIPSKGIAAAKALMSAKVTAIVGPVSNTVASWHKIVTAAGIPVIGGQTNGAGLYQTEPLLFPTGATDPAGVVSLAASQGSKKFGVMYCTEAPACASQTEVLTKATAKYSAALNGISIAYTGTVASSAPNYTAQCLAAKQAGVDALYVANSASVTVRILKDCASQGFKPTVVGYGPSADDSWLTEPALDGALVEEQNFPWFGTETEVEKTLQAAIAQYAPDLSKSHTFNANISQTWASLEVYKAIVEQGKLTPSSTAENLVDAIHALPKGWKVDGVTPPLTFGAAGSPNPAISCYYTAKVENGAWVEPTPGKYDCLPTG, encoded by the coding sequence ATGCCCCAAGACCGCCGCGCCACCACGGACTCCGCGCGCCCCTGGCCGCGGGCGGGCCGTGCCCGCCTTGGCCTTCCCTTACTCGCGGCTGCCGTGTTGGCGGTGTCCTGCTCGTCCTCCGGCGGCTCGTCGACCGGAGGGTCGGCGGGATCGGAGACGCCGTTCGTCATCGGCAACATCACGTCCGCGACCGGCACCTACGCGAGCTCGATCGGCGGCGCGGCCCCCCTCGTCGACGCGTGGGTGCAGTGGACCAACGCTCATGGCGGCATCAACGGCCACCCCGTGAAGATCATTGCCAAGGACGATGGCGGCATCCCGTCGAAGGGCATAGCGGCCGCCAAGGCGCTCATGTCCGCCAAGGTGACAGCGATCGTCGGCCCGGTCAGCAATACCGTGGCCAGCTGGCACAAGATCGTGACCGCCGCCGGGATCCCGGTGATCGGCGGGCAGACGAACGGCGCGGGCCTGTACCAGACCGAGCCGCTGCTGTTCCCGACCGGCGCGACCGACCCGGCCGGCGTTGTGAGCCTCGCGGCCTCCCAGGGCAGCAAGAAGTTCGGCGTCATGTACTGCACCGAGGCTCCGGCCTGCGCCTCCCAGACGGAGGTACTGACCAAGGCGACCGCGAAGTACTCGGCGGCGCTGAACGGGATCTCCATCGCGTACACCGGAACGGTGGCGTCCTCCGCGCCGAACTACACCGCGCAGTGCCTCGCGGCAAAGCAGGCCGGGGTCGACGCCCTCTACGTCGCGAACTCCGCGTCGGTGACCGTTCGCATTCTGAAGGACTGCGCAAGCCAGGGATTCAAGCCAACGGTCGTCGGCTACGGGCCGTCCGCGGACGACAGCTGGCTGACCGAGCCGGCCCTGGACGGCGCCCTCGTCGAAGAGCAGAACTTCCCCTGGTTCGGCACGGAGACCGAGGTCGAGAAAACCCTCCAGGCCGCCATCGCCCAGTACGCCCCGGACCTGTCGAAGTCCCACACCTTCAACGCCAACATCTCCCAGACCTGGGCCTCGCTCGAGGTGTACAAGGCGATCGTCGAGCAGGGCAAGCTGACGCCGAGCTCCACCGCCGAAAATCTGGTCGACGCGATCCACGCACTGCCCAAGGGCTGGAAAGTCGACGGTGTGACCCCGCCGCTGACGTTCGGCGCCGCCGGCAGCCCCAACCCGGCGATCAGCTGCTACTACACGGCCAAGGTCGAGAACGGCGCGTGGGTCGAGCCGACACCCGGCAAGTACGACTGCCTGCCCACCGGCTGA
- a CDS encoding aldehyde dehydrogenase family protein, whose amino-acid sequence MAVQQRTKVLKILPEPALIIGGEHVTTASGGVMARRDPTTGEVLAEFPIAGAAEVDAAARAAAAAARAWRHTPADRRRGLLWRVAELLRRDADELRIVTALETGTPVSASPLDMAIDNFEFYAGYSDKFAGELVSSYPARALDYVQYVPYGVVATLVSWNGPVINASMKIAAALAAGNCVLIKSPERGPFALIRFVELLHEAGIPEGVVNLLSGDASTAEHIIRHELVRKVSLTGGPAVARKVMAVAAESLTPVVLELGGKSANIIFADADLDSATTMSAMMGAVMAAGQGCLFPTRLLVQGSVYEEVVDRVTAITESPKIGDPLDPEVLMGPVIDEAAVSRILDYVDEARSAARLVVGGERLLGDLENGCFIRPTVFADVDNRSRLAREEVFGPVLAITPFSDERDAIDKANDSDFGLAAYVHTNSVGRAHRVAEELEAGYVSINAFPQMTASAPFGGTKHSGFGREGGRAGIEEFVHHKNVFLPLTTADETAAS is encoded by the coding sequence ATGGCCGTGCAGCAACGGACCAAAGTGCTCAAGATCTTGCCCGAGCCCGCCCTGATCATCGGCGGCGAGCACGTCACGACTGCGAGCGGTGGGGTCATGGCGCGCCGTGACCCGACAACGGGTGAGGTACTTGCCGAGTTCCCGATCGCCGGCGCTGCCGAGGTCGACGCGGCCGCGCGCGCTGCGGCGGCCGCCGCACGTGCATGGCGGCACACTCCCGCCGACCGGCGGCGCGGCCTGTTGTGGCGAGTGGCCGAGCTGCTCCGTCGCGACGCGGACGAACTGCGCATCGTGACCGCGCTGGAAACGGGCACACCAGTATCGGCCAGCCCGCTGGACATGGCGATTGACAACTTCGAATTCTATGCCGGGTACAGCGACAAGTTTGCCGGCGAGCTGGTGTCGAGCTATCCGGCCCGCGCGCTGGATTACGTTCAGTACGTTCCGTACGGAGTCGTGGCGACGCTGGTGTCGTGGAACGGACCGGTCATCAACGCATCGATGAAGATCGCGGCCGCGCTGGCAGCCGGCAACTGCGTCCTCATCAAGAGCCCCGAGCGAGGCCCGTTTGCGCTTATTCGGTTCGTCGAGCTGCTTCACGAAGCCGGCATTCCCGAAGGCGTGGTGAACCTGCTGTCTGGCGACGCATCGACGGCGGAGCACATCATCCGACACGAGCTGGTGCGTAAGGTGTCGTTGACCGGTGGTCCCGCTGTGGCCCGAAAGGTCATGGCAGTGGCCGCGGAATCGTTGACGCCGGTCGTCCTCGAACTTGGCGGCAAGTCAGCCAACATCATCTTTGCCGATGCCGATCTCGACAGCGCGACGACGATGTCGGCGATGATGGGAGCGGTCATGGCCGCTGGTCAGGGCTGTCTGTTCCCGACGCGCCTTCTCGTTCAGGGCAGTGTCTACGAGGAGGTCGTTGACCGGGTCACCGCGATCACCGAGTCACCGAAGATCGGCGATCCGCTGGACCCTGAAGTGCTGATGGGGCCAGTCATCGACGAGGCTGCGGTCAGCCGGATTCTCGACTATGTCGATGAAGCCCGCTCAGCAGCTCGCCTGGTCGTCGGCGGTGAGCGGCTGCTCGGGGACCTGGAGAACGGCTGCTTCATTCGCCCAACGGTCTTCGCTGACGTCGACAACCGCAGCCGCCTCGCCCGCGAAGAGGTGTTCGGCCCCGTTCTCGCCATCACGCCGTTCTCCGACGAACGGGACGCGATTGACAAGGCTAATGACTCGGACTTTGGGCTCGCCGCATATGTGCACACCAACAGCGTCGGTCGCGCTCACCGCGTCGCAGAGGAGCTCGAGGCGGGCTACGTGTCGATCAACGCATTCCCGCAGATGACGGCGTCCGCACCGTTCGGCGGAACCAAGCATAGCGGCTTCGGCAGGGAAGGTGGCCGAGCGGGCATCGAAGAGTTCGTGCATCACAAGAACGTCTTTCTGCCACTCACGACAGCGGACGAAACAGCCGCATCGTAG
- a CDS encoding ABC transporter ATP-binding protein, translating to MTAAPAPVNEPARPALTVRGLTAGYGGVTVLRGVDLVVRRGEVVALVGANGAGKTTLLRAISGTVPATGGTIHLGEDDVTRLSPAERARRGLCLIPEGRGIFRALTVEENLRLSTPPWIRPACPDAAYEAFPLLADRRRQVAGTMSGGQQQMLALSRAILSQASVVLLDEVSMGLAPLIVDVIFAALAALAAEGRSLLIVEQYVQRALAMADSVHLMRKGTVTHAGHPSTLDETRLVAEYLGQGMHSDQPVDERAGQAAVGE from the coding sequence GTGACCGCCGCTCCCGCTCCTGTGAACGAGCCCGCGCGGCCGGCCCTGACCGTCCGTGGCCTGACCGCGGGCTACGGGGGCGTCACCGTGCTGCGTGGGGTGGACCTCGTCGTGCGGCGGGGCGAGGTCGTCGCCCTGGTCGGGGCGAACGGCGCGGGCAAGACCACGCTGCTACGCGCGATCAGCGGAACGGTCCCGGCGACCGGCGGGACGATCCACCTCGGTGAGGACGACGTCACCCGGCTGTCGCCCGCCGAGCGCGCCCGGCGTGGGCTGTGCCTGATCCCCGAAGGGCGCGGCATTTTCCGCGCGCTCACCGTCGAGGAGAACCTGCGGCTGAGCACTCCACCCTGGATCCGGCCCGCCTGCCCCGACGCTGCCTACGAGGCGTTCCCGCTGCTCGCCGACCGACGGCGACAGGTCGCCGGCACCATGTCCGGCGGCCAGCAGCAGATGCTGGCCCTGTCCCGGGCGATCCTCTCGCAGGCGTCGGTGGTGCTGCTCGACGAGGTGTCGATGGGGCTGGCGCCGCTGATCGTGGATGTCATCTTCGCCGCGCTCGCCGCGCTGGCCGCCGAGGGCCGGTCCCTGCTTATCGTCGAGCAGTACGTGCAGCGCGCACTCGCGATGGCTGACTCAGTCCACCTGATGCGCAAGGGCACCGTCACACATGCCGGCCATCCCTCGACGTTGGACGAGACGCGGCTGGTCGCGGAGTACCTCGGCCAGGGCATGCATTCTGACCAGCCAGTCGACGAACGTGCCGGCCAAGCCGCCGTCGGCGAATAG
- a CDS encoding TetR/AcrR family transcriptional regulator: MLDSARQLFAEKGYAATSIIDIAERSGISVGGLYHHFGSKKKIFLALWDEYQRAQEEHTRSAVAAARRANSTGKELLLAGVESYLQGAWLARDFEPMVVLGTDAPPGFDEILAEADRQWARQNRALLSEYDPRLVNAATVMLAGALKSLCLEFPHCRGDAEGKRLIDDALKLFSGMLALL, translated from the coding sequence ATGCTCGATTCGGCGCGCCAGTTGTTCGCCGAAAAAGGATACGCGGCGACGTCCATCATCGACATCGCCGAGCGCTCCGGCATCAGCGTCGGCGGCCTCTATCATCACTTCGGGAGCAAGAAGAAGATCTTCCTCGCACTGTGGGATGAATACCAGCGCGCCCAGGAAGAACATACGCGATCGGCGGTGGCCGCGGCGCGCAGGGCCAATTCTACCGGCAAGGAACTGCTCCTGGCGGGAGTCGAGTCCTACCTTCAGGGCGCGTGGCTGGCGCGGGACTTCGAACCGATGGTGGTGCTCGGTACCGACGCACCTCCCGGCTTCGACGAGATCCTGGCCGAGGCCGACCGTCAGTGGGCTCGGCAGAACCGGGCGCTGTTGTCGGAGTACGATCCCCGGTTGGTGAACGCCGCCACGGTGATGTTGGCCGGCGCGCTTAAATCGCTCTGCCTCGAATTCCCTCACTGCCGCGGTGACGCAGAAGGCAAGCGCCTGATAGACGACGCGCTGAAGCTGTTCTCCGGCATGCTGGCGCTCCTGTAG
- a CDS encoding NDMA-dependent alcohol dehydrogenase, translating into MQTQAAVLWGVGEPWKIEDVTLDEPRRGEIRVRLAASGLCHTDEHLVTGDIPGVPYPIIGGHEGAGVVDAVGPGVDHLAEGDHVVLTFIPACGVCAFCVSGHQNLCDNGAHIMTGRALSDGGYRVHVGDQDVSTYTSLGTFSPYVVVNQLAAIRIDDDIPLDKAALVGCGVTTGWGTAVNAADVRLGQTVVVIGCGGLGISAVQGARAAGATEIVAIDPVEFKRTQALRFGATHAAENIANAAAYLVDRTRGVMADAVMITSSLAAGEMIGPAMGLAAKRGRVVVTSTAPRGQETVTVSLAELTFWEKQVRGCLWGSANPRTAIPELLDLYRRGVLKLDEMITRTYRLDQINDGYDDLRNGRNIRGVVLFD; encoded by the coding sequence ATGCAGACACAGGCAGCGGTTCTCTGGGGCGTCGGTGAGCCGTGGAAGATCGAAGATGTGACGCTGGATGAGCCGCGACGCGGCGAGATCCGTGTCCGCCTCGCCGCCAGCGGTCTTTGCCACACCGATGAGCATCTCGTGACCGGCGACATTCCCGGTGTTCCGTATCCGATCATCGGCGGCCACGAGGGTGCAGGCGTCGTCGACGCAGTCGGGCCCGGAGTCGACCATCTGGCGGAAGGGGATCATGTCGTCCTGACATTCATCCCGGCCTGTGGCGTCTGCGCGTTCTGTGTGTCAGGACACCAGAATCTGTGCGACAACGGCGCACATATCATGACGGGCCGGGCGCTGTCCGACGGCGGATACCGGGTCCATGTCGGGGACCAGGACGTGTCGACGTACACCTCGTTGGGGACGTTCAGTCCGTACGTCGTAGTCAACCAGCTTGCGGCGATCAGGATCGACGATGATATCCCGCTGGACAAGGCCGCTTTAGTCGGCTGCGGCGTGACAACTGGATGGGGAACCGCCGTTAACGCCGCGGACGTCCGCCTCGGACAGACGGTGGTCGTGATCGGTTGCGGCGGTCTCGGCATATCGGCCGTCCAAGGCGCTCGCGCGGCCGGTGCCACCGAAATCGTGGCGATTGACCCAGTCGAGTTCAAGCGGACCCAGGCACTGCGGTTCGGCGCGACCCACGCGGCCGAGAACATCGCGAATGCCGCGGCCTATCTCGTCGACAGGACGAGAGGAGTCATGGCCGATGCCGTCATGATCACATCCTCCCTTGCCGCGGGCGAGATGATCGGTCCGGCGATGGGCCTCGCCGCGAAACGGGGTCGGGTCGTCGTGACGTCAACCGCCCCGCGCGGGCAGGAGACCGTGACAGTGAGCCTCGCGGAACTCACCTTCTGGGAAAAGCAGGTTCGGGGGTGCCTGTGGGGGTCGGCCAACCCCCGAACAGCGATCCCGGAGCTCCTCGACCTCTATCGACGCGGCGTCCTCAAGCTCGACGAGATGATCACTCGTACGTACCGGCTCGACCAGATCAATGACGGATACGACGACTTGCGCAACGGCCGCAACATCCGCGGAGTCGTCCTTTTCGACTGA
- a CDS encoding branched-chain amino acid ABC transporter permease/ATP-binding protein, whose translation MRDLLPFIILGLTSGSAYGLAGVGLVLTYKTSGVFNFAFGALGTLAAYVFYSLNVSHGLPWPVAALLSTVVLGAVLGYVFELFARHLSHAALAVRIVAMLGIVLVIEGAFLLAHGTESQTFPTFLPDNRFKVFDAYVSASQLIIMGLALVLTLGLYVFLHRTRLGMAMRAVVDDPALLDLAGTRPATVRRIAWMIGTVCALMSGILLAQSTNLDPVTLTALVAQAFAAAALGAFASLPAAYAGGLAIGVLSAILTRYASSSEYLAGLPASLPFVVLFGVLVVLPRRRLATRLQSIPLPRAAWTAPLRTQIFFCLAALAALAFVPQFSGDHIGQWAGFLAVAIMFLSLGLLVRTSGQVSLCHAGFGAIGAVAFSKLATDAHLPWLLALLVAGLVVVPIGAVIAIPAIRLSGLYLALATFGFGLLLQNMFYNTSLMFGLNGYGVPMPRPHLSWLDLESDTGFYYVVLAVLAAATATVIALTRTRLGRLLRALSDSPRALSMGGTSVPTTQVLVFCVSAFLAGISGALLGVSLIQVDPTSFNPTLSLTYLALIVLAVGGPPWYALVQAAGLMLIPAYVTSGSVGYWLQIVFGLFAVLLIFSPQTRQVPRWVRLSSAGIARLLGERDTGPVPAAPDAAPDPGEAGLPSPSGAAERPAGEGLRVDSLRVRFGGLVAVDHLALAAPAGEITGLIGPNGAGKTSTFDAICGLNPAAQGRVQLHGRDISRSSPPARAAAGLGRTFQQMQLYDSLTVLENVQLGREAALAGRGPLNQIFAGRGRHVIDRAAREALHLCGIADLSDRVVGSLSTGQRRLTELARCLAGPFDLLLLDEPSSGLDAHETEAFGALLRRVVATRGVGILLVEHDMSLVMDLCDHIFVLDFGKPLFAGSPAEVTASDLVRSAYLGTGGPMAGTDRVDASSGNDSHVRVEAQ comes from the coding sequence ATGCGCGACCTGCTGCCATTTATCATCCTTGGCCTGACGAGCGGGTCGGCCTACGGCCTCGCGGGCGTCGGGTTGGTTCTCACCTACAAGACCTCGGGTGTGTTCAACTTCGCCTTCGGGGCGCTGGGCACGCTCGCGGCCTACGTCTTCTACAGCCTCAACGTCTCACACGGCCTGCCCTGGCCCGTGGCGGCGCTGCTGTCGACCGTCGTGCTGGGCGCCGTGCTCGGCTACGTGTTCGAACTGTTCGCGCGGCACCTCTCACATGCCGCGCTGGCGGTACGGATCGTCGCGATGCTGGGCATCGTGCTCGTCATCGAAGGCGCCTTCCTGCTGGCCCACGGCACCGAGTCGCAGACCTTCCCGACTTTCCTGCCGGACAACCGCTTCAAGGTTTTCGACGCGTACGTCAGCGCAAGCCAGTTGATCATCATGGGCCTTGCGCTGGTCCTGACGCTGGGGCTCTACGTCTTCCTCCACCGCACTCGGCTGGGCATGGCCATGCGGGCGGTCGTCGACGACCCGGCCCTGCTCGACCTGGCCGGAACCCGTCCCGCGACGGTCCGCCGGATCGCCTGGATGATCGGCACCGTCTGCGCGCTCATGTCAGGGATCCTGCTCGCGCAGAGCACCAACCTCGACCCGGTGACGCTGACCGCGCTGGTCGCGCAGGCCTTCGCCGCCGCGGCCCTCGGCGCGTTCGCCAGCCTCCCGGCGGCCTACGCCGGCGGGCTCGCCATCGGTGTCCTGTCGGCGATCCTGACCAGGTACGCCTCGTCCAGCGAATACCTCGCCGGCCTGCCGGCCAGCCTGCCGTTCGTGGTGCTGTTCGGCGTCCTGGTGGTGCTTCCGCGGCGGCGGCTCGCCACCCGCCTGCAAAGCATCCCGCTGCCGCGCGCGGCCTGGACCGCCCCGCTGCGCACGCAGATCTTCTTCTGCCTGGCCGCCCTGGCCGCCCTGGCGTTCGTGCCGCAGTTCAGCGGCGACCACATCGGCCAGTGGGCTGGCTTCCTCGCGGTCGCGATCATGTTCCTGTCGCTCGGGTTGCTGGTCAGAACGTCCGGGCAGGTCTCCCTGTGCCACGCGGGATTCGGGGCGATCGGGGCGGTCGCCTTCTCGAAGCTGGCGACCGACGCCCACCTGCCGTGGTTGCTGGCGCTACTCGTCGCAGGGCTCGTCGTGGTCCCCATTGGCGCCGTCATCGCCATCCCGGCGATTCGTCTGTCCGGCCTGTACCTGGCGCTCGCCACCTTCGGCTTCGGCCTGCTGCTGCAGAACATGTTCTACAACACCAGTCTGATGTTCGGCCTCAACGGCTACGGGGTGCCCATGCCCCGGCCGCATCTGTCCTGGCTGGACCTGGAGTCCGATACCGGCTTCTACTACGTGGTCCTGGCGGTCCTCGCCGCCGCCACGGCCACTGTCATCGCGCTCACCCGCACCCGGCTCGGCCGGCTGCTGCGCGCGCTCAGTGACTCGCCGAGAGCACTGTCCATGGGCGGGACCAGCGTGCCCACCACCCAGGTACTCGTCTTCTGTGTCTCGGCGTTCCTCGCCGGCATCTCGGGGGCGCTGCTCGGCGTCAGCCTGATCCAGGTCGACCCGACCTCCTTCAACCCGACGCTGTCCCTGACCTACCTCGCGCTGATCGTGCTGGCCGTCGGCGGGCCGCCCTGGTATGCGCTCGTGCAGGCGGCGGGCCTCATGCTGATCCCCGCCTACGTCACCTCGGGGTCCGTCGGCTACTGGCTGCAGATCGTCTTCGGCCTGTTCGCCGTCCTGCTCATCTTCTCGCCGCAGACGCGGCAGGTGCCGCGATGGGTGCGGCTCAGCTCGGCGGGCATCGCCCGGCTTCTCGGCGAGCGCGACACAGGGCCGGTGCCCGCGGCGCCCGACGCCGCGCCGGATCCGGGTGAGGCGGGTCTTCCCAGCCCTTCCGGCGCTGCGGAGCGCCCGGCCGGCGAGGGACTACGCGTCGACAGCCTCCGGGTGCGGTTCGGCGGGCTGGTCGCCGTGGACCATCTCGCCCTGGCCGCACCCGCCGGTGAGATCACCGGCCTGATCGGGCCCAACGGCGCGGGCAAGACCAGCACCTTCGACGCCATCTGTGGGCTGAATCCCGCGGCCCAGGGCCGGGTCCAGCTACACGGCCGGGACATCTCCCGCTCCTCCCCGCCGGCGCGGGCGGCGGCCGGCCTGGGCAGGACGTTCCAGCAGATGCAGCTCTACGATTCGCTCACCGTCCTGGAGAACGTCCAGCTCGGACGCGAGGCAGCGCTCGCCGGCCGGGGACCGCTGAACCAGATCTTCGCCGGCCGCGGCCGGCACGTCATCGACCGGGCCGCGCGGGAGGCGCTGCACCTGTGCGGCATCGCTGATCTCAGCGATCGCGTGGTGGGCAGTCTGTCCACCGGACAACGCCGTCTCACCGAGCTGGCCCGCTGCCTCGCCGGACCGTTCGACCTGCTGCTGCTCGACGAGCCGTCCTCTGGCCTGGATGCCCACGAGACGGAGGCATTCGGCGCGCTCCTGCGGCGTGTCGTCGCCACCCGCGGCGTCGGCATCCTGCTCGTGGAGCACGACATGTCGCTGGTGATGGATCTTTGCGACCACATCTTCGTCCTCGACTTCGGCAAGCCGCTGTTCGCGGGAAGCCCGGCCGAGGTCACCGCGTCGGACCTGGTCAGGTCCGCCTATCTCGGGACAGGGGGACCGATGGCCGGCACCGACCGGGTTGACGCCTCGTCCGGTAACGACAGCCACGTCAGGGTCGAGGCACAGTGA
- a CDS encoding RraA family protein — protein sequence MTAGIPDREAVEALLAFSTPSVLNGLKRLGKHPSELESLDRNVVRCISPGLGRRVGFAATRKVWTGRDNPESSGLTALDNPGAHDDHILAVPGPRILVAENVGDWRGRVCIWGEVAANLYKALDCTAGITNGPVRDIDEMQEVGFQTYASGVDVGGGFVKVLETGQPVEIGGVAVATGDLLHGDGHGVVKVPLELVEALPDAIRAHEAKERKVIDFCRSSAFSLPGYAAAWTAKSY from the coding sequence ATGACTGCGGGAATTCCAGACCGAGAGGCCGTCGAGGCACTGCTGGCGTTTAGCACGCCGTCCGTGCTGAACGGACTCAAGCGACTGGGCAAGCACCCGTCCGAGCTGGAGAGCCTCGACCGAAACGTGGTCCGCTGCATCTCGCCGGGGCTCGGCCGACGTGTCGGTTTCGCTGCCACCCGGAAGGTATGGACCGGCCGAGACAACCCCGAGTCGAGCGGCCTGACGGCCTTGGATAATCCTGGGGCCCACGACGATCACATCCTCGCGGTACCTGGGCCGCGTATCCTCGTCGCCGAAAACGTCGGTGACTGGCGGGGCCGTGTCTGTATCTGGGGAGAAGTCGCAGCCAATCTCTACAAGGCGCTCGACTGTACCGCGGGCATCACTAACGGCCCTGTGCGTGACATCGACGAAATGCAGGAGGTAGGGTTCCAGACCTACGCCAGCGGCGTCGACGTCGGCGGAGGCTTCGTGAAAGTCCTCGAGACCGGGCAACCCGTCGAGATCGGCGGTGTCGCTGTCGCCACCGGAGACCTGCTGCACGGTGACGGCCACGGCGTCGTGAAGGTCCCACTGGAACTGGTCGAGGCGCTGCCTGACGCGATACGCGCACATGAGGCGAAAGAGCGCAAGGTGATCGACTTTTGTCGCTCGTCCGCCTTCTCGCTGCCCGGCTACGCCGCGGCATGGACCGCGAAGTCATATTGA